A genomic region of Streptomyces sp. R33 contains the following coding sequences:
- a CDS encoding FAD-dependent monooxygenase, whose protein sequence is MTETVYPEAPVLVVGGGSVGLLTAALLVHHGVPAVLVERRSGPSVHPRATGIGPRTVEILRELGLDAAVDAAAVDLRGAAGKAVARTVVEMGAGDVVTVPMPTPSADELDVTPFRLRGVCAQDRLDAVVAADLACRGADVRWSTRLVGIAQDTGGVDVELEGPDGRYSLRCTRVVAADGTHSTVRTALGVGTSGPGDLGKSMINILFRADLRPHLRGMSFATCTITAPEAPGLLATVDGETNWVFHVPCDIEGGERPEDFTHERCAAVVRLAVGDPDLDVEVRSVLSWRPRSAAAESFAVGRVFLVGDAAHTVSPLGAFGLNTGVADAHNLAWKLAAVHHGEAGAGLLDTYAHEREPVAAATLDQAMRRLADPELHWGRGPEADAARAAAGVWAAPVVHLGQRYDSAAVVDPRPELPSTVDLVLDGSPGSRVPHAWIDGVSTLDLVASRWTLLVGVAGDRWLTAAAEVGLPAHRIAVPWLPDEGALLVRPDGIVAMRATASATDPARFLTEVLDQVLARPVPVPST, encoded by the coding sequence ATGACGGAGACAGTGTATCCAGAAGCGCCGGTGCTCGTGGTCGGAGGTGGCAGCGTCGGCCTGCTCACCGCGGCGCTGCTCGTCCACCACGGCGTCCCGGCGGTGCTCGTCGAACGCCGGTCCGGGCCGTCGGTGCACCCACGGGCCACCGGCATCGGTCCGCGTACCGTCGAGATCCTCCGCGAACTCGGGCTCGATGCCGCCGTCGACGCCGCCGCGGTCGACCTCCGGGGCGCTGCGGGAAAGGCGGTGGCGCGAACCGTCGTCGAGATGGGCGCGGGCGACGTCGTGACCGTGCCCATGCCCACCCCGTCCGCCGACGAACTGGACGTGACGCCGTTCAGACTGCGCGGCGTCTGCGCCCAGGACCGGCTCGACGCCGTCGTGGCAGCCGACTTGGCATGCCGCGGAGCGGACGTGCGCTGGTCGACCCGTCTGGTCGGCATCGCGCAGGACACCGGCGGGGTCGACGTCGAACTGGAGGGACCCGACGGCCGCTATTCGCTGCGGTGCACGCGCGTAGTCGCCGCCGACGGCACGCACAGCACCGTGCGGACCGCGCTCGGCGTGGGCACCTCCGGTCCGGGCGACCTGGGCAAGTCGATGATCAATATCCTGTTCCGCGCCGACCTCCGACCGCATCTGCGGGGAATGTCCTTCGCCACCTGCACGATCACCGCGCCGGAGGCGCCCGGCCTGCTGGCCACCGTGGACGGTGAGACGAACTGGGTCTTCCACGTCCCCTGCGACATCGAAGGCGGCGAACGCCCCGAGGACTTCACGCACGAGCGCTGCGCCGCGGTCGTCCGGCTGGCGGTCGGCGATCCCGACCTCGACGTCGAGGTGCGCAGCGTGCTCTCGTGGCGGCCACGGAGCGCAGCGGCCGAAAGCTTCGCCGTCGGCCGCGTGTTCCTCGTGGGCGACGCCGCGCACACCGTGTCGCCCCTGGGCGCGTTCGGCCTCAACACCGGGGTCGCCGACGCGCACAACCTGGCGTGGAAGCTGGCCGCCGTCCACCACGGCGAGGCCGGTGCCGGGCTGCTCGACACCTACGCGCACGAACGTGAACCGGTCGCTGCGGCGACGCTGGACCAGGCGATGCGCAGGCTCGCCGACCCGGAGCTGCACTGGGGACGCGGACCCGAGGCCGACGCCGCCAGGGCGGCGGCGGGGGTGTGGGCGGCGCCGGTCGTGCACCTCGGCCAGAGGTACGACTCGGCCGCCGTTGTCGACCCGCGGCCGGAACTCCCCTCCACGGTGGACCTGGTGCTGGACGGGTCCCCGGGTTCACGGGTGCCCCATGCGTGGATCGACGGGGTGTCCACGCTCGACCTGGTGGCGTCCCGGTGGACCCTACTGGTGGGCGTCGCCGGCGACCGATGGCTCACCGCCGCGGCGGAAGTCGGACTCCCCGCGCACCGCATCGCGGTTCCGTGGCTTCCCGACGAAGGGGCGCTGCTCGTCCGTCCGGACGGGATCGTCGCGATGCGCGCCACGGCGTCGGCGACGGATCCGGCTCGGTTCCTCACCGAGGTCTTGGACCAGGTGCTGGCCAGGCCGGTCCCGGTGCCGAGCACCTGA
- a CDS encoding LysR family transcriptional regulator, with protein sequence MDLNLLRALDALLQENSVTRAAERLGTSPAAVSRTLARLRRAVGDPLLVRAGQGLVPTPRAVELREEVSMLLRGCDNVLRPGPGFDAVHLRRTFTVQAADLLLVGLAGNLTERIHAEAPEVDVVFLPEAVEGGPGLRQGWVDVELGVLGHLDPEIRTRQLTRMPLVGIARSGHPLFDGRIDARRFAAADHIGISRLGKRLGPIDRALAELGLQRRTAVVVPSHTSAMMLARDTDLVALSLADWLPDTVAAMGLRTFPIPLDLDPLEFGMAWHPRNSTDPGHRWFREHLAAVALAPAGPAAAAARTAN encoded by the coding sequence ATGGATCTCAACCTGCTGCGAGCCCTGGACGCTCTGCTCCAGGAGAACAGCGTGACCCGCGCAGCGGAGCGCCTGGGCACCTCGCCCGCAGCGGTCAGCCGTACCCTGGCCCGGCTCCGCCGTGCCGTCGGCGACCCGCTGCTGGTCAGGGCCGGCCAGGGGCTGGTCCCGACCCCGCGCGCCGTCGAACTCCGGGAGGAGGTCAGCATGTTGCTGCGCGGCTGCGACAACGTCCTGCGGCCCGGTCCCGGTTTCGATGCCGTGCATCTCCGGCGCACCTTCACTGTGCAGGCTGCCGACCTGCTGCTGGTGGGACTGGCAGGGAACCTGACCGAGCGGATCCACGCGGAGGCCCCTGAGGTGGATGTCGTCTTCCTTCCGGAGGCGGTGGAGGGTGGCCCTGGGCTGCGGCAGGGCTGGGTGGACGTCGAACTGGGTGTCCTGGGACACCTGGACCCGGAGATCCGGACCCGGCAGCTCACGCGGATGCCGCTGGTCGGTATCGCCCGCAGCGGCCATCCCCTCTTCGACGGGCGGATCGACGCCCGCCGTTTCGCCGCGGCCGACCACATCGGCATCTCCCGGCTCGGCAAGCGCCTCGGGCCCATCGACAGGGCGCTCGCGGAACTCGGGCTGCAACGCCGGACCGCGGTGGTCGTGCCCAGCCACACGAGCGCCATGATGCTCGCCCGGGACACCGACCTCGTCGCGCTCAGCCTGGCCGACTGGCTCCCCGACACCGTCGCCGCGATGGGACTGCGGACGTTTCCCATCCCCCTCGACCTTGACCCCTTGGAGTTCGGGATGGCCTGGCACCCCCGCAATTCGACCGATCCGGGGCACCGCTGGTTCCGCGAGCACCTGGCGGCCGTCGCCCTGGCCCCGGCGGGACCGGCGGCGGCAGCCGCTCGCACCGCCAACTGA
- a CDS encoding DUF6233 domain-containing protein, protein MPDGDLERTCGWIAAEEWYRGRTSAARVAAGLADRARHRRRPPRPSPRPHTSSRCRPADRDTARRALAEGVGACTQCRPDTALDVLD, encoded by the coding sequence GTGCCGGACGGCGATCTCGAGCGGACCTGCGGCTGGATTGCCGCGGAGGAGTGGTACCGAGGCCGTACGTCGGCCGCCCGCGTCGCCGCCGGACTGGCTGATCGAGCACGGCATCGGCGTCGGCCGCCGCGCCCCAGTCCGCGTCCACATACCTCGTCACGCTGCCGGCCCGCCGACCGGGACACGGCCCGGCGTGCCCTCGCCGAGGGCGTCGGGGCCTGCACGCAGTGCCGACCGGACACCGCACTTGACGTGCTGGATTGA
- a CDS encoding YncE family protein, whose product MQQSPRAGREGDVLAVVSQSGPTVSFFDAVCDRHLGDVQVPAEPHELCFDPTQRLLWCTLTYHSGYYHANGGRRTELAVIDPDTRRIVEVVDLAPEHGPHGLALDPLRGRLYVSVESTDDRPGGVVVIDTETRRPLGRIDTDAPGPHWFAIDPAGRTGYATNKEAPFVSVVDLERATLTAKVEVPGSEGLAVSADGTCAFVAAPYGNFSGTAEERPPTGIRVIDTRTASVVDTLPTRDFVLPVHLTSTGRLLAGEVRMAPDAASRLGRHAPGRLTVFCADTRKQLGDLEVGLFPLTITSSPDGRLAYVACVVSSTVDIVDLETLERLARLNIAKLGEPGAHGLAYLPRPA is encoded by the coding sequence GTGCAGCAGTCCCCCCGTGCCGGTCGGGAAGGCGACGTCCTGGCCGTCGTCAGTCAGAGCGGACCGACGGTCTCGTTCTTCGATGCCGTCTGCGACCGGCACCTCGGCGATGTGCAAGTCCCTGCCGAGCCGCACGAGTTGTGTTTCGACCCGACGCAGCGACTGCTGTGGTGCACCCTGACGTACCACTCGGGCTACTACCACGCGAACGGCGGCCGGCGCACCGAACTGGCCGTCATCGACCCTGACACCCGCCGCATCGTCGAGGTCGTCGATCTCGCCCCGGAACACGGGCCGCACGGACTGGCGCTGGACCCTTTGCGCGGTCGCCTCTACGTCAGTGTGGAGAGTACGGACGACCGGCCCGGCGGTGTCGTGGTGATCGACACGGAGACCCGCCGACCCCTGGGCAGGATCGACACGGACGCGCCCGGCCCGCACTGGTTCGCCATCGATCCGGCGGGGCGGACGGGCTACGCCACCAACAAGGAAGCGCCGTTCGTGTCGGTCGTCGACCTCGAACGGGCCACGCTCACCGCGAAGGTCGAGGTACCGGGCAGTGAGGGCCTCGCCGTCTCCGCCGACGGCACCTGCGCCTTCGTCGCCGCGCCCTACGGCAACTTCTCCGGCACCGCCGAGGAACGGCCGCCCACCGGAATCCGGGTCATCGACACCCGGACGGCGTCCGTCGTCGACACCCTGCCCACACGGGACTTCGTCCTGCCGGTGCACTTGACCTCGACGGGCAGGCTGCTCGCGGGCGAAGTGCGCATGGCGCCCGACGCGGCCTCCCGACTCGGACGCCATGCACCCGGCCGCCTCACGGTGTTCTGCGCCGACACCCGCAAGCAGCTGGGCGACCTCGAGGTCGGCCTCTTCCCGCTGACCATCACCTCGTCCCCGGACGGTCGGCTCGCGTACGTGGCCTGCGTCGTCTCGTCCACGGTCGACATCGTCGACCTGGAGACGCTGGAGCGCCTGGCCCGGCTCAACATCGCCAAGCTCGGCGAACCCGGCGCGCACGGCCTCGCGTACCTCCCGCGCCCCGCCTGA
- a CDS encoding glutamate decarboxylase, with product MTKRDDSALFGNRFLTVPAPSETFPEEGMASTDAMRLVDVDLAMEGDPQRNLATFVTTWMEPEAQRLIAENLHRNFIDHAEYPISAEIEQRCVRMLADLFHAPGRTTGCRTQGSSEAIMLGALSLKWKWRERRQAAGLSIDRPNLVFGGDVHVVWEKFCRYFDVEPRIVPLAEDKYTIGPEDVEPRLDENTIGVVAVLGTTFTGHKDDVVGIDKLLRDVRKKRDLDIPIHVDGASGAFVWPFLYPDSKWDFRLEQVRSINVSGHKYGLVYPGIGWLVFREEADLAKDLVFYENYLGKTDATFTLNFSTGASMVLAQYYNFVRLGRQGYTYVMKTLQENAHALADNLRSTGRFEVIGSDLEQLPLVAFRLAGKHSYDESDIAWQLSAERGWMVPAYTLPPNAERVKILRALVKETLSREQINRLTEDIADACRTLDDKGAAHSIERTQVKRGTGY from the coding sequence ATGACCAAGCGCGACGACTCGGCTCTGTTCGGCAACCGATTCCTGACGGTCCCTGCCCCCTCGGAGACCTTCCCCGAGGAAGGCATGGCCTCGACGGACGCGATGAGGCTCGTGGATGTGGATCTCGCCATGGAGGGCGACCCGCAGCGCAACCTAGCCACGTTCGTCACCACCTGGATGGAGCCGGAGGCCCAACGGCTGATCGCCGAGAACCTTCACCGCAATTTCATCGACCATGCGGAGTACCCCATTTCCGCGGAGATCGAGCAGCGCTGCGTGCGCATGCTCGCGGACCTCTTCCACGCGCCCGGCAGGACGACCGGATGTCGGACCCAGGGCTCATCCGAGGCAATCATGCTCGGCGCGCTTTCGTTGAAGTGGAAGTGGCGCGAGCGCCGCCAGGCGGCCGGCCTTTCGATCGACCGGCCCAACCTGGTTTTCGGGGGTGACGTCCACGTCGTGTGGGAGAAGTTCTGCCGCTACTTCGACGTCGAGCCGCGGATCGTGCCGCTTGCCGAGGACAAGTACACGATCGGCCCGGAGGACGTGGAGCCCCGCCTCGACGAGAACACGATCGGCGTCGTCGCCGTCCTCGGCACCACGTTCACCGGCCACAAGGACGATGTCGTCGGGATCGACAAGCTCCTGCGGGACGTACGCAAAAAGCGGGACCTCGACATTCCGATCCATGTCGACGGCGCCAGCGGCGCATTCGTCTGGCCCTTCCTCTACCCGGACTCGAAATGGGACTTCCGGCTTGAGCAGGTCCGTTCGATCAACGTCTCGGGACACAAATACGGACTGGTCTATCCCGGCATCGGATGGCTGGTCTTCCGCGAAGAGGCCGACCTCGCCAAGGACCTCGTCTTCTACGAGAACTACCTGGGCAAGACCGACGCGACGTTCACACTGAACTTCTCCACCGGTGCGTCGATGGTGCTCGCGCAGTACTACAACTTCGTGCGGCTCGGTCGCCAGGGCTACACCTACGTCATGAAGACGCTGCAGGAGAACGCCCACGCACTGGCGGACAACCTGCGCAGCACCGGCCGCTTCGAAGTGATCGGGAGCGACCTTGAGCAGCTGCCGCTGGTCGCTTTCCGTCTCGCCGGCAAGCATTCCTACGACGAGTCCGACATCGCCTGGCAGCTCTCGGCCGAACGGGGCTGGATGGTGCCGGCATACACCCTCCCGCCCAACGCGGAACGGGTGAAGATCCTGCGCGCCCTGGTCAAAGAGACCCTGAGCCGCGAACAGATCAACCGCCTGACCGAGGACATCGCCGACGCATGCCGCACGCTGGACGACAAGGGAGCGGCCCACAGCATCGAGCGGACCCAGGTCAAGCGCGGCACCGGCTACTGA
- a CDS encoding SDR family NAD(P)-dependent oxidoreductase → MNRTSNPQTHLRTWLITGATSGIGRELTLQALENGDAVSALARDTSSLDELAEAHGERLLRIQADVRDEQAVRDAVEGTLARFGRIDVVANNAGYGLFGAVEEASDAQVRAVFDTNVFGVLNVLRATLPVLRAQRSGHILQGSSVYGQSAHPGVGLLAATKHAVEGLSDALSAEVAPLGIKVTIIQPGLTATPFLANLDVAAGLGDYDQTVREVQKGIGELPASAFSAAARIAAGIRTAVDDPNPPLRLALGASSATGMRPALEARIADLDGWQRVTDAVDRQ, encoded by the coding sequence ATGAACCGAACATCGAACCCTCAGACCCACCTCCGCACATGGCTGATCACCGGCGCGACGTCCGGCATCGGCCGCGAACTGACGCTCCAGGCACTGGAGAACGGCGATGCCGTCTCGGCTCTCGCCCGCGACACCTCCTCCCTGGACGAACTGGCGGAAGCGCACGGTGAGCGCCTGCTCCGCATCCAGGCGGACGTACGTGACGAGCAAGCCGTCCGGGACGCGGTGGAAGGCACGCTCGCACGCTTCGGCCGTATCGACGTGGTGGCCAACAATGCGGGATACGGACTGTTCGGAGCCGTTGAGGAGGCCTCCGACGCGCAGGTCCGTGCCGTGTTCGACACCAATGTCTTCGGAGTGCTCAACGTGCTCCGCGCAACGCTGCCGGTGCTCCGCGCCCAGCGGTCCGGGCACATCCTCCAGGGCTCGTCGGTCTACGGTCAGTCCGCCCATCCCGGCGTGGGTCTGCTGGCCGCCACCAAGCACGCGGTCGAAGGGCTGTCGGACGCACTCTCGGCCGAGGTCGCACCGCTCGGCATCAAGGTCACGATCATCCAGCCCGGGCTGACCGCGACCCCCTTCCTTGCCAACCTCGATGTCGCAGCCGGCCTGGGCGACTACGACCAGACCGTCCGCGAGGTTCAGAAGGGCATCGGAGAGCTGCCGGCGTCCGCGTTCTCCGCCGCGGCGCGGATCGCCGCAGGCATCCGGACCGCCGTCGACGACCCCAACCCTCCGCTGCGCTTGGCCCTTGGCGCCTCCAGCGCGACGGGCATGCGCCCCGCTTTGGAGGCACGGATCGCAGACCTGGACGGTTGGCAGCGTGTGACCGACGCCGTCGACAGGCAGTAA
- a CDS encoding CGNR zinc finger domain-containing protein produces the protein MITAGAGSPKPSPRTVTPTVETVLAFVNTRADGSGRRELFGDGDSFAAWLAERDEFGGETVATDADAAVARELRDALVTVLLAHSGDEESLGEPLLRAERHLRRVGSLYPLATVVTAGGVELASPQAGVPRVFGTVLAAVTTFAQSSDWGRIKACRNPPCHFGFFDRTRNGAGLYCSTGCGSQVSMRKHRQRQRRGSDAPPEA, from the coding sequence ATGATCACTGCGGGAGCCGGATCCCCCAAACCCAGCCCACGCACCGTCACGCCGACGGTGGAGACCGTTCTCGCGTTCGTGAACACGCGCGCGGACGGATCGGGTCGCCGAGAGTTGTTCGGTGACGGGGACTCGTTCGCGGCGTGGCTGGCGGAGCGCGACGAGTTCGGCGGCGAAACCGTGGCGACCGACGCTGACGCCGCGGTCGCACGCGAGCTGCGTGATGCCCTGGTGACTGTGCTGCTCGCGCACTCGGGCGATGAGGAAAGCCTGGGTGAGCCGCTGCTGCGTGCCGAGCGGCACCTGCGACGCGTGGGTTCGCTCTACCCGCTGGCGACGGTGGTCACGGCCGGCGGCGTGGAGCTGGCCTCCCCACAGGCGGGGGTGCCGCGTGTGTTCGGAACCGTACTGGCTGCGGTGACGACGTTTGCGCAGAGCAGCGACTGGGGGCGCATCAAGGCGTGCCGGAACCCCCCATGCCATTTCGGTTTCTTCGACCGCACCCGCAACGGGGCTGGGCTGTACTGCAGTACAGGCTGCGGCTCTCAGGTGTCCATGCGCAAACACCGCCAGCGGCAGCGCCGTGGCAGTGATGCGCCGCCCGAAGCCTGA
- a CDS encoding cytochrome P450 has product MSAGHEQAEQALRDAFYRDPYSRYALARRAEGLTWIPEVDAWLVAREGDVREVLRRAEDFSSANALLPDVPLSEAALGVLPRGFGPRPTVVSSDGAAHLRYRAPLNRGLSSGRIAALMPYARERARELVDAFADDGSAELVEAYARRLPGLVIGRLIGLDPADVPSAVHGGYRAEELFFRPLPPPEQAAAAEDVVALQHLLDGYVRDRRARPREDLCSDLVAALAPGERELTLEQRHELVANLQNLLIAGFLTTSALISTALLHLLTDREQWLLLCSDPTLIAAAVEECARFDTAIQGFRRVTTRPVTLGGTKLPAGATVLVAYASANRDEHRHARADRFDIRRPMDRRHLAFGHGPHSCPGSRLARAQLRLTLELFSHALPGLRLDPRRPLPSMRPTLIHRSPETLHVTW; this is encoded by the coding sequence GTGTCAGCAGGGCACGAGCAAGCGGAGCAAGCGCTTCGGGACGCGTTCTACCGCGATCCCTACTCCCGCTACGCCCTCGCCCGCCGAGCCGAGGGGCTGACCTGGATACCAGAGGTCGACGCCTGGTTGGTCGCGCGCGAGGGTGATGTACGGGAAGTCCTGCGGCGCGCCGAGGACTTCTCCTCCGCGAACGCGTTATTGCCGGACGTCCCGCTGTCGGAGGCTGCGCTGGGCGTCCTCCCGCGAGGTTTCGGGCCGCGGCCGACCGTGGTCTCCTCGGACGGCGCCGCCCACCTGCGCTACCGGGCCCCGTTGAACCGGGGCCTGTCCTCCGGCCGGATCGCGGCGCTGATGCCGTACGCGCGAGAGCGGGCGCGCGAGCTGGTGGACGCCTTCGCCGACGACGGCTCGGCCGAGCTGGTGGAGGCGTACGCCCGGCGGCTGCCGGGGCTGGTCATCGGGCGGCTCATCGGACTGGATCCCGCCGATGTCCCTTCGGCGGTGCACGGCGGCTACCGCGCCGAGGAGCTGTTCTTCCGCCCGCTGCCGCCACCCGAGCAGGCGGCCGCCGCGGAGGACGTCGTGGCGCTCCAGCACTTGCTGGACGGCTACGTCCGCGACCGCCGGGCACGCCCCCGTGAGGACCTGTGCTCGGACCTCGTGGCCGCTTTGGCCCCCGGAGAACGGGAGTTGACACTCGAACAGCGTCACGAGCTCGTGGCCAATCTGCAGAACCTGCTGATCGCCGGCTTCCTGACGACGAGCGCGCTCATCTCCACCGCCCTCCTGCACTTGCTCACCGACCGGGAGCAGTGGCTCCTGCTGTGTTCCGATCCGACGCTGATCGCCGCCGCCGTGGAGGAATGCGCTCGCTTCGACACGGCCATCCAGGGCTTCCGGAGGGTCACGACGCGGCCCGTGACACTGGGCGGGACGAAGCTGCCGGCCGGGGCCACCGTGCTCGTGGCCTACGCCTCCGCCAACCGCGACGAGCACCGACACGCGCGGGCCGACCGGTTCGACATCCGCCGTCCCATGGACCGGCGACACCTCGCTTTCGGTCACGGGCCGCACAGTTGCCCGGGATCCCGCCTGGCCCGGGCCCAACTCCGCCTGACGTTGGAGTTGTTCTCGCACGCCCTGCCCGGTCTGCGGCTGGACCCACGCCGCCCGCTGCCATCCATGCGCCCCACCCTCATCCACCGTTCGCCCGAGACCCTGCACGTGACCTGGTGA
- a CDS encoding cupin domain-containing protein, protein MRTGTYEGIQGGMFGAGISAQSAGAERLPLHRLVMPAGTRGRPHLHEGHESAIFIQSGQVEVWHGQDLTEHAVLRAGDYIHIPADTPHMPVNTGAEDMVCLVARTDPEEQEGVRPLDLPVWLASRVGPLPVGAG, encoded by the coding sequence GTGCGGACCGGCACGTACGAAGGCATCCAGGGCGGCATGTTCGGGGCGGGGATCAGTGCTCAGTCGGCGGGGGCGGAGCGGTTGCCTCTGCACCGGTTGGTGATGCCGGCCGGGACACGGGGGCGTCCTCACCTGCATGAGGGGCACGAGTCGGCCATTTTCATCCAGTCCGGGCAGGTCGAGGTCTGGCACGGCCAAGACCTGACCGAACACGCTGTACTGCGCGCCGGAGACTACATCCACATCCCCGCGGACACGCCCCACATGCCCGTCAACACCGGTGCTGAGGACATGGTGTGCTTGGTCGCGCGCACCGACCCGGAGGAACAAGAGGGCGTCCGGCCGCTGGATCTCCCGGTCTGGCTGGCCTCCCGTGTCGGGCCGCTGCCCGTCGGGGCCGGCTGA
- a CDS encoding TetR/AcrR family transcriptional regulator C-terminal domain-containing protein produces the protein MTEPVPSSVWTRPRPEPRRRAPGVDQYVAAALAVADAEGLAAVSMRRVAGDLGSGTASLYRYITNRDELVDLMVDAAQGEDPLPESAGDWRADLGAVAHALRATLLRHPWLAGELAGRPALGPNSLRRSEAALRAAVALTPDITLASQALSAVHAYVLGSVAAQQALRRAEQRTGLSEEEWQRSVGPYITEVLAAGEHPMLARRVLEAEELDPDVEFAFGLDCVLDGLAARLGR, from the coding sequence ATGACCGAACCCGTTCCCTCGTCGGTGTGGACCCGGCCGCGCCCCGAGCCGCGTCGACGTGCACCTGGGGTGGACCAGTACGTGGCCGCCGCGCTGGCCGTCGCGGACGCGGAGGGACTGGCGGCGGTGTCGATGCGCCGGGTCGCGGGTGATCTCGGTTCCGGGACTGCCTCGCTCTACCGGTACATCACCAACCGCGACGAGCTGGTGGACCTGATGGTCGACGCCGCGCAGGGCGAGGATCCGCTGCCCGAGTCCGCTGGGGACTGGCGTGCCGATCTGGGGGCGGTCGCGCACGCGTTGCGTGCGACGCTGCTGCGGCATCCCTGGTTGGCGGGTGAACTGGCGGGGAGGCCTGCGCTCGGTCCCAACTCGTTGCGGCGGTCCGAGGCCGCGCTGCGCGCCGCCGTCGCGCTCACGCCCGACATCACCCTGGCCTCGCAGGCGCTCAGCGCCGTGCACGCGTACGTGCTGGGTTCGGTCGCCGCCCAGCAGGCCCTTCGGCGCGCGGAGCAGCGCACCGGGCTCAGCGAGGAGGAGTGGCAGCGCAGCGTCGGCCCCTACATCACTGAGGTCCTCGCGGCGGGCGAACACCCGATGCTCGCCCGCCGTGTCCTCGAAGCCGAGGAGCTCGACCCCGATGTCGAGTTCGCGTTCGGTCTGGACTGCGTGCTCGACGGGCTCGCGGCACGACTGGGTCGCTGA
- a CDS encoding VOC family protein, translating into MATRLVQINMKAQDDSALGRFWAEALGWGVDSEGPGVTNLEPLGFASPDPVAVCIDIIARPEPKTVKNRVHLDLATTSTAHQTELVARLKDLGATVADVGQGDVPWTVMADPEGNEFCVLEPRPVYRDTGPIAAVVVDCTDPREMARFWGGAMDWTLHEVTDDHATMRSAKGVGPYLEFLRNPDTKSGWNRVHLDICPYPGDDLEAEAARLRALGAADPGIDQSAIHWTVLADTEGNEFCLLTPR; encoded by the coding sequence ATGGCAACACGACTTGTGCAGATCAATATGAAGGCCCAGGACGACTCCGCGCTCGGCCGGTTCTGGGCGGAGGCACTCGGCTGGGGTGTCGACAGCGAGGGACCCGGCGTGACCAACCTCGAACCCTTGGGATTCGCCTCCCCCGACCCTGTGGCCGTCTGTATCGACATCATCGCCCGCCCGGAACCCAAAACGGTCAAGAACCGGGTGCACCTTGATCTGGCCACCACCTCGACCGCTCATCAGACGGAGTTGGTGGCACGCCTGAAGGATCTCGGCGCGACCGTCGCCGACGTGGGTCAGGGCGACGTCCCGTGGACGGTCATGGCCGATCCGGAGGGAAACGAGTTCTGCGTCCTGGAGCCCCGCCCGGTCTACCGGGACACCGGGCCGATCGCCGCGGTGGTGGTCGACTGCACCGACCCACGAGAGATGGCCCGGTTCTGGGGCGGGGCGATGGACTGGACGCTGCACGAGGTCACCGACGACCACGCGACCATGCGCTCCGCCAAAGGCGTCGGCCCCTACCTGGAATTCCTCCGTAATCCCGACACCAAGAGCGGGTGGAACCGCGTCCACCTCGACATCTGCCCCTACCCCGGTGACGATCTGGAAGCAGAGGCAGCCCGACTGCGCGCCCTGGGAGCCGCCGACCCCGGCATCGACCAGTCCGCCATCCACTGGACGGTCCTGGCCGACACGGAAGGCAACGAGTTCTGCCTCCTCACCCCTCGCTGA